The following proteins come from a genomic window of Eleginops maclovinus isolate JMC-PN-2008 ecotype Puerto Natales chromosome 8, JC_Emac_rtc_rv5, whole genome shotgun sequence:
- the rhof gene encoding rho-related GTP-binding protein RhoF, whose translation MTQTNAGTANGTMKKGEELKIVIVGDGGCGKTSLLMVYAKGDFPEKYAPSVFEKYVTTISLGQKEIKLNLYDTAGQDDYDRLRPLSYQEADLILVCFDVTNPTSYENVLIKWHPEVKHFCRDTPVILIGCKTDLRKDKECSRKLKAMNQDPITYGQGEETRQQMNAELYLECSAKHQENVEDVFREATKRTLAFNRKQKNFKRKKKCVVL comes from the exons atgacacaaacaaatgcTGGAACTGCCAATGGTACCATGAAGAAGGGAGAGGAACTTAAGATTGTGATAGTGGGAGATGGTGGCTGTGGGAAAACATCCCTTCTGATGGTTTATGCTAAAGGTGATTTTCCAGAG aaatatgccCCGTCTGTGTTCGAAAAATATGTCACAACCATCTCTCTCGGACAAAAAGAGATAAAGCTCAACCTGTATGACACAGCGG GGCAGGATGACTACGACAGACTGCGGCCACTCTCATACCAAGAAGCCGATTTGATTTTAGTCTGCTTCGATGTGACTAATCCTACTAGCTACGAGAATGTCCTGATAAAG TGGCACCCAGAGGTGAAGCACTTCTGCCGGGACACTCCTGTCATCCTGATTGGCTGCAAGACTGACCTCAGGAAGGATAAAGAGTGTTCAAGGAAGCTCAAGGCTATGAATCAGGACCCCATCACTTATGGACAG GGGGAGGAGACCCGGCAGCAGATGAATGCAGAGCTCTACCTCGAGTGTTCAGCAAAGCATCAGGAGAACGTGGAAGACGTTTTCAGAGAGGCCACCAAAAGGACTTTGGCTTTCAATCGAAAACAAAAGAATttcaagaggaagaagaaatgtgttgttttgtga
- the tmem120b gene encoding transmembrane protein 120B isoform X2 — protein sequence MSKPRFQTEWEEMDEEYQQLQETHKVYRQKLEELTSLQTTCSSAISKQKKCLKDLRWSLTKCSKTCDEQELKLIADMKTQIKDKENVFFDMEAYLPKKNGLYLNLVLGSVNVTLLSNQAKFAYKDEYEKFKLYMTIILMFGAISLFFLNYRVTDEIFNFLLVWYYCTLTIRESILMSNGSRPEGPVYQMFRSQFLAFCIYQSFVQYLQYYYQRGCLYRLRALGERNQLDLTVEGFQSWMWRGLTFLLPFLFCGHFWQLYNSLTLFRLGGHEDCKEWQVFMLSLTFFVLFLGNFFTTLQVVNKKIQKNQEKSHKKD from the exons ATGTCCAAGCCGAGGTTTCAGACGGAGTGGGAGGAAATGGACGAGGAATATCAACAACTGCAG GAAACTCACAAAGTATACAGACAAAAACTCGAGGAGCTCACCAGCCTTCAGACAACATGCAGCAGTGCCATCAGTAAACAGAAAAAATGCCTGAAAGACCTGAGGTGGAGTTTGACAAA gTGTTCAAAAACATGTGACGAGCAAGAACTGAAACTAATAGCggatatgaaaacacaaataaaagataaagaaaatgtgttctttgATATGGAAGCGTATTTGCCCAAAAAAAACGG actGTACCTGAATTTGGTCCTTGGCAGTGTGAACGTAACGCTTCTCAGCAACCAGGCAAA ATTTGCCTATAAAGACGAGTACGAGAAGTTCAAGCTTTATATGACAATAATCCTGATGTTTGGAGCAATAAGCCTCTTCTTCCTCAACTATCG AGTCACTGATGAAATCTTCAACTTTTTGCTGGTGTGGTACTACTGCACATTGACCATAAGGGAAAGCATCCTCATGAGCAATGGCTCCAG GCCGGAGGGGCCAGTGTATCAGATGTTCAGAAGCCAGTTCCTCGCTTTCTGCATTTATCAGA GCTTTGTTCAGTACCTCCAGTATTACTACCAGAGGGGCTGCTTATACAGGTTGCGAGCTTTGGGAGAGCGAAATCAGCTGGACCTCACAGTGG aggGATTTCAGTCCTGGATGTGGAGAGGCCTGACTTTCCTTTTGCCATTCCTCTTTTGTGGCCAT TTTTGGCAGCTCTACAACTCACTGACCCTGTTTCGCTTGGGAGGACATGAGGACTGTAAGGAGTGGCAG gtATTTATGCTGTCACTGACCTTCTTTGTCCTATTCCTGGGAAATTTTTTCACCACATTGCAAGTAGTCAACAAAAAGATTCAGAAAAACCAGGAGAAAAGTCACAAAAAAGACTAA
- the tmem120b gene encoding transmembrane protein 120B isoform X1 encodes MSKPRFQTEWEEMDEEYQQLQETHKVYRQKLEELTSLQTTCSSAISKQKKCLKDLRWSLTKCSKTCDEQELKLIADMKTQIKDKENVFFDMEAYLPKKNGLYLNLVLGSVNVTLLSNQAKFAYKDEYEKFKLYMTIILMFGAISLFFLNYRVTDEIFNFLLVWYYCTLTIRESILMSNGSRIYGWWVFHHYVSTFLSGVMLTWPEGPVYQMFRSQFLAFCIYQSFVQYLQYYYQRGCLYRLRALGERNQLDLTVEGFQSWMWRGLTFLLPFLFCGHFWQLYNSLTLFRLGGHEDCKEWQVFMLSLTFFVLFLGNFFTTLQVVNKKIQKNQEKSHKKD; translated from the exons ATGTCCAAGCCGAGGTTTCAGACGGAGTGGGAGGAAATGGACGAGGAATATCAACAACTGCAG GAAACTCACAAAGTATACAGACAAAAACTCGAGGAGCTCACCAGCCTTCAGACAACATGCAGCAGTGCCATCAGTAAACAGAAAAAATGCCTGAAAGACCTGAGGTGGAGTTTGACAAA gTGTTCAAAAACATGTGACGAGCAAGAACTGAAACTAATAGCggatatgaaaacacaaataaaagataaagaaaatgtgttctttgATATGGAAGCGTATTTGCCCAAAAAAAACGG actGTACCTGAATTTGGTCCTTGGCAGTGTGAACGTAACGCTTCTCAGCAACCAGGCAAA ATTTGCCTATAAAGACGAGTACGAGAAGTTCAAGCTTTATATGACAATAATCCTGATGTTTGGAGCAATAAGCCTCTTCTTCCTCAACTATCG AGTCACTGATGAAATCTTCAACTTTTTGCTGGTGTGGTACTACTGCACATTGACCATAAGGGAAAGCATCCTCATGAGCAATGGCTCCAG GATCTACGGCTGGTGGGTTTTTCACCATTATGTCTCCACCTTTCTGTCAGGTGTGATGCTCACATG GCCGGAGGGGCCAGTGTATCAGATGTTCAGAAGCCAGTTCCTCGCTTTCTGCATTTATCAGA GCTTTGTTCAGTACCTCCAGTATTACTACCAGAGGGGCTGCTTATACAGGTTGCGAGCTTTGGGAGAGCGAAATCAGCTGGACCTCACAGTGG aggGATTTCAGTCCTGGATGTGGAGAGGCCTGACTTTCCTTTTGCCATTCCTCTTTTGTGGCCAT TTTTGGCAGCTCTACAACTCACTGACCCTGTTTCGCTTGGGAGGACATGAGGACTGTAAGGAGTGGCAG gtATTTATGCTGTCACTGACCTTCTTTGTCCTATTCCTGGGAAATTTTTTCACCACATTGCAAGTAGTCAACAAAAAGATTCAGAAAAACCAGGAGAAAAGTCACAAAAAAGACTAA
- the morn3 gene encoding LOW QUALITY PROTEIN: MORN repeat-containing protein 3 (The sequence of the model RefSeq protein was modified relative to this genomic sequence to represent the inferred CDS: inserted 1 base in 1 codon) produces MPYLQTSKKGKPLSTXTDIKSQKCGLRHTVFSINGNEYTGEWQDNKKHGKGTQVWKKSGAIYHGEWKFGKRDGSGTYSERIPQTNELTRKYCGEWKRGKKHGYGMYLYNNSAVYEGEWSEDHRSGWGRMYYESGDIYEGEWMKDKNHGQGIIQFANGNWYEGTWGEGKKNGNGKFYYSDKGQLYEGIWLDGVAKCGTLSDFGRNEAPRPTKHPIPQVRLVDMQLVLKEAEAAYLQEINSKLSVHNTLTDNE; encoded by the exons ATGCCATATCTTCAAACATCTAAAAAAGGGAAGCCATTGTCCA TTACTGATATTAAGTCACAGAAATGTGGACTGCGGCACACAGTATTCTCTATCAACGGGAATGAATACACTGGAGAGTGGCAGGACAACAAGAAACACG GGAAGGGAACTCAGGTCTGGAAAAAGTCTGGTGCCATTTATCATGGAGAGTGGAAATTTGGAAAACGTGATGGATCTGGTACCTACAGTGAGCGGATCCCACAAACAAATGAGTTGACAAGGAAGTACTGTGGTGAATGGAAACGTGGAAAGAAGCAT GGGTATGGGATGTATCTCTACAATAACTCAGCAGTTTATGAAGGGGAGTGGAGTGAGGACCATCGGAGTGGATGGGGGAGGATGTACTATGAGAGCGGAGATATCTATGAGGGAGAATGGATGAAGGATAAGAACCATGGACAGGGCATCATCCAATTTG CAAATGGAAACTGGTATGAAGGCACCTGGGGAGAAGGCAAGAAGAACGGCAATGGAAAGTTCTACTACTCTGACAAAGGCCAGCTGTATGAAGGCATTTGGTTGGATGGAGTAGCAAAATGTGGAACCCTGTCAGATTTTGGGAGGAATGAAGCACCAAGACCAACAAAGCATCCAATTCCACAG GTACGTCTGGTGGATATGCAGTTGGTTTTAAAAGAAGCCGAGGCAGCGTACCTTCAGGAAATCAACAGCAAGTTGTCAGTCCACAACACACTAACAGACAacgaataa
- the orai1b gene encoding calcium release-activated calcium channel protein 1 — translation MTSDMSLNEHSLQALSWRKLYLSRAKLKASSRTSALLSGFAMVAMVEVQLDNSYPYPPALLIAFSACTTVLVAVHLFALMVSTCILPNIEAVSNVHNLNSVKESPHERMHRHIELAWAFSTVIGTLLFLAEVVLLCWVKFLPVKPNKSSNSTVSAGVAAAITSTSIMVPFGLIFIVFAVHFYRSLVSHKTDRQFQELEELSNLTRLQNELDNRGEPSILQSPSSHYP, via the exons ATGACGAGCGACATGAGTCTGAACGAGCATTCACTGCAAGCGCTGTCCTGGAGGAAGCTGTACCTGAGCCGAGCCAAGCTGAAGGCTTCCAGCCGGACATCAGCTCTGCTTTCTGGATTTGCTATG GTGGCCATGGTAGAAGTGCAGCTGGATAATAGCTATCCTTACCCCCCTGCTCTCCTCATTGCCTTCAGTGCCTGCACCACTGTGCTTGTTGCTGTTCACCTGTTTGCTCTGATGGTCAGCACCTGCATCCTGCCCAATATAGAGGCTGTCAGCAATGTCCACAACCTCAACTCTGTTAAGGAGTCTCCACACGAGCGAATGCACCGACACATTGAACTGGCGTGGGCTTTTTCGACAGTAATAGGTACTTTACTCTTCCTAGCCGAGGTGGTTTTACTCTGCTGGGTAAAATTTTTGCCCGTTAAGCCCAACAAGTCCAGCAATAGTACAGTTTCAGCTGGTGTAGCTGCTGCTATTACCTCCACATCTATTATGGTCCCCTTTGGTTTAATCTTCATAGTCTTTGCAGTGCATTTCTACCGCTCCTTGGTAAGCCATAAGACGGACAGACAGTTTCAGGAACTGGAGGAGCTTTCTAATCTCACCAGGCTACAAAACGAGCTGGACAACAGAGGGGAGCCTTCCATCCTGCAGTCCCCAAGCTCACATTACCCATAG